The segment CGCATTGATATTGGCAATGAGGTTTGCATTAGCTCGTATGTGGTGATTGAAGGCAACACGCGGCTGGAAGACTGGGCGCATCTGGAAGGCCAGTCCGCACTGGCCGATGGCGCGGTGCTGCCAGCGCGCAGCGTGTGGGCGGGATCGCCTGCGCGAGAAGTGGGCAGCTTTAACCCTGCCAGCCTGCAGCCGCGACACTCAGTGGGCCGCTTGCGCAAGGCGGCTGAAATGCTGGTTTATCTGACGGGCGGTTTGCTGGTTGCCACGCTATTTTTCATGCCGGTTTTCCCGACCTTCATGCTGATCGACATTCTGGATATCGAAGAAATTTCCGTCAGGCCACTGCTGGAGCAAGGCATTGTTGACGCAGGTGGGGCCTTTGTACTGCGCCTGATCAAGTTCTTCGTGCTTGCCCTGCCTGCCAGTGCGGTGCTGGTGGCTTGCACGGTGCTGGTAGCGGCACTGGTGCGCTATCTGTTTTTGCCACGTACCAGGGCGGGCACTTGGTCCATCCACAGCCGCCGCTATCTGGGCAAATGGATGGTCAACCAGATTCAGGAGGCCAGCCTGAGCACACTGCACGGCATTTATGCCACGGTGTACTCGTCCACTTGGTATCGCTTGCTGGGTGCTAAGGTGGGCAAGCAAACTGAGTTATCTACCGCTTTAGGCGTGGTGCCCGACATGCTGACGCTGGGCGATGAATGCTTTGTGGCTGATGCTGTGATGCTGGGTGACGAGCATATCGATGGCGGCTGGATGACGGTCAAGCCCACCGTAGTTTCGCGCCGCAGCTTTATTGGCAATGGCGCCTATGTGCCTGATGGGTCGACCATTCCTGAAAACGTGCTCGTCGGCGTGATGACGGCCGTGCCGCGCAACGCCGATATGCAAAGTGGCGACACTTGGCTGGGCTCACCCGCTATCAACTTGCCCGCACGAGAGGACGTTCAAGGTTACCCAGAGCATCTGACGTTTGCACCATCTCTGTGGCGGCGCGTGGGGCGCGGGCTGGTAGAGGCCTTCCGCATCGCCGTGCCGCATGCACTGGTGATTGCCGTGGGTTACGCGGTGGTGCTGGATGCGATGCCGCTGGCTACTGCTGACCGCTGGGGCGCGGTTGTGCTGGATCTGGCTATTGCTGGGGTGATCTTTGGCATGGTGGTCTTTGTGCTGGTAGCACTCTTCAAATGGCTGGCTGTGCGCCGCTACAGCAAGACCGCCGTGCCCATGTGGACGCCGTTTGTCTGGCTCTCTGAAGCGGTGACCAACCTGTACGAAGGGCTGGCGGTTCCTAACTTCTTGCGCTATTTGCGCGGCACGCCCTGGCTGCCACTGGCTTTGAACCTGATGGGTAGCCGCATTGCCCCCAGCGCGTGGCTCGATACCACGGACATTACGGAGCACGATTGCGTGGAGATTGGCGCGCACAGCGAGCTGAACGCGCTGTGCTGCCCGCAGACGCATCTGTTTGAAGACCGGGTAATGAAGGTTGACCATGTACGCATAGGCAGCCGCGTGACTATGGGCGCACGCTGCACGGTGCTGTATGGCGCCGCGGTGGGTGACGGCGTGCAACTGGGGCCGATGACTCTGGTGATGAAGGGCGAAAGCTTGCCTGCGGCCACGCACTGGCAAGGAACCCCTGCAACAGCTGTGCCGCGTAAGGCATCACATAAAGCGGCATAAGAGGCGGCATCAATTTGTGCAGATTGAACATTGCGCTATGGAGGGCGGGGCACTGCAGAGTGCCCCAAAGAGTTGCCCAAAAAGTGGCCCTCATTTACGGCTGGTGCATGGCCTAAGCCGTGACAGAGAGCAGGCGCGATTGCAGGCCCGCGCTGCACTGCGCAGCTGCCTGGCGCAAGAGCTGGCTTGCCCTGAGCAAACCTTGCGTATCAGCAATCAGCGCAACCAAGCGCCGCAACTTTGGCTGCATGGCGTGAAGCTTGAACAGCCTTTTTGCTCCATCAGTCATACGCCGGGGCTGGCGCTGCTGGCCTGGCATCACGCAGGGCCGGTGGGTGTCGATATCCAAGCGGTGAGCCGTGATGCTCCGCGCCATGAACTACAAGCGGTAGCGCAGCTATTTCTAGCATCAAATACGGCTCAAGTGATTGAATTGATTGCACATGATGCTCTGTTTTTTGAAGCATTCTCTCGTGCGTGGGCCGCGCAAGAAGCACGCCTCAAATGCACCGGTATCGCACTGGTGGAATGCAATGAGGCCTTGCAAGCTTCTTTGGCGGGAATGCACTGCCAGCCATTGATGGTGCCGGATGGCTATGCCGCAGCCGTAGCGTGGAGATAGCGCTCAGCAGATCAGTCCGACCTCGCAGGCCCCTGAGGTCATTGAATCCAACCGCCGCGCTTAGCGTGGATGCGAGTCCATGCATCATCCAGCCGGCCGCCATGAATCTCGCAAGATGCCTGCTTGTTGACGGATCCCTCTTGAACAACTCCGAACTGGTTGGCGAAGGAAAAGCGTACTGGAAGGGTGATGGTCAGCACGCGCTGGTCTTTGGTGAAGTCCAGATACTGCGTCTCAAGCGGCAGCTGCATTTCCCTTCGATACCAATTGAGGCAGAGTTTGGCTTCTTGCTCATAGACGCTGGTTGGGATATGCGCTGGCGGTGGTGGCAAAGCTGCGCTGGGTTCTTGCGGCAGTGTCACGATCTGGCCGCTGCCGGCCAGCGGAGCCGACAGCATGGGCGCGGGGGGCGTATAAATCTGCGTGGACTGCATGCCTGACTGGCAAGGCCCATCTTGATACCAAGTCTGATTGCCATTGCTGCATTTCATGACGGCAAAAGCCGCGGGGCTGATGGTCAACAAGGCGAGCAAGCTTAGTTGCAATGGAAGCTTTTTCATTAGGCGCTCTTGTGAATCAATCACCTTATTGTGTCTAACGGTTGCCGCAAAAATATTGCAGAAATCCCCGTAAAAAAGGGCTGCCAATCTTGCGATTGGGCAGCCCATTTAGTTAGGAACTAGCGCTTTATTGGAAGCCCAGCATATGTGGCAGCCATGTCGATATCGCAGGGATAAAAGTCAGCATGCACAGCACCACAAAGTGCGCCAGCAGGAACAGCGGCATCTCACGCGTAAGGTCGGTGATGGACACACGTGTTGCCACCGAAGTCACAAACAGCAGGCCACCCACGGGCGGTGTAATCATTCCTAGCGTTAGGTTGACGATCACCACCATGGCGAAGTGCGTGGGATCGATGCCGAGGCTGAAAGCGATGGGCGCCAGAATGGGCACCAGAATCATCACGCCTGGCAGGGGCTCCATGAAGATGCCGAAGACCAGCAGCAAAATGTTCACTGCGATCAGGAACATCACGGGGGACAGCTCCCAGCTCACGATCAGCTCGGACAGGTATTGCGGAATGCCTTCCACCGTCAGCACCCAGGCAAAGGCGGCGGAAGTTGCCATCACCAGCAGCACGGAGGCCGTAAGCATGGCCGAGCGAGCCAAGATGCCGGGCAGGGCCGACCATTGCAGCGTGCGGTATACCCACTTGCCGCAGACCAGTGCATAGAAAACGGCTACCACAGAGGCTTCTGTGGGCGTGAAGATGCCAAAGCGAATGCCAACGACGATGAGCACAATCAGCATCAGCGCAGGGATGGCCTTGAAGCTGGTAATCCACATTTCACGCGCTGATGGACGTGGTTCAGTGCTGCGGTAGTCGCGCTTTTTACACACCCACCAGTTGACCGCCGCCATGGCCAGCGCAATCAAAATACCGGGAATAAAGCCCGCCATAAACAGGCCGCCCACGGACACATTTTCATCTTGCAGCGCATAGATGATCATGCTGACTGATGGCGGAATGATGGGGCCGACGATGGCGGTGCTGGCTGTGAGCGCAGCAGCATAGGGACGGCTGTAGCCAGCCTTGTCCATCATCTTGACCATCATCGAGCCGGGGCCGGCGGCATCAGCCAAGGCCGAGCCAGAGATACCCGAGAACAGGGTCAGCGACATGACATTGGCATAGCCCAGCCCGCCGCGCAGGTGGCCGACAAACTGAGCCGCAAAGCGCAGCAGCACGGCGGTGAGTGCACCGCCTGACATCAGCTCAGCCGCCAGAATAAAAAAGGGCACAGCCATCAGCGGAAAGCTGTCGATGCCCGTGAACATTTCTTTGAAGACGATGAGCTGTGGATAACGTCCACTGACAAAAACTGCCAGTGCCGCAGAGATGGCCAACGCAAAAGCCACCGGAAAGCCCAGCACCAGCAGGACGATGATGGCGACAAATAAAGTGATACCCATGATTTTTTCAGTCGATCAGTAGCTCATGGCGTGTTGCATGAAACTGGCGTGTCCTAAGCGAGGACACCAAGTAAGGGCAGCCCCGCACCGAAGGTGTCGTCCCCATCCTGCGCAGCGAGAGAGGGGGGAAGCAGCGTAGCTGCTCAGGGGGTGTTTCATATTCATATGGATGCGGCTGCGTCGGCATCCATTTCGTCGGACTCCGCAAAATCGCCTGTACGGATGTAGTTACGTGCAATGAACAGCAGGTGAATCAGCATCAGCACAAAGCCCACGGGCATGGCTGCGTAGATATAAGAAATGGGGATATCCGTGGCAGCCGTGGTCTGAAAGCGCGTGGCATACACGTACTGTGAAGACGCGACGGTCATCACTGCAAAAAACACTGCAAGGCAGACCACAACAATACCGCGAAGGTACTGGGCGTTGCGGGTGCTGACGCTGCGGTGCAGGTTATCAATCGCCACATGACCACCAAAGCGCATCACGAGACCCGCACCTAGGAAGGTGACCCAGATCATCATGTGACGGGCGACTTCTTCGGCCCAGACAATGGAGTCCCCCGTGGTGTAGCGCAACACGACATTGGCAAAAACAATGCAGGCCATGGCCAGCAGCAGCACGATGAGCAGCCAGCGGTTGCAGGCGACAAGAGTGCGTTCAATACGATCAAGCATAGGAGGTGGGGCTGTAACAAAGCAAAGTAAGTGCCTTGCTGCGGTGCAGAAAAAATTCGAGGTCATCATGCCGCAGTAGGCATGATTGTCCATTCGTGGTGCCCGTAGTCGTCAGCGTCCTTAGCAGTTGCTTCGAGTTTGCTTCAGACAATAAAGCCGGTGACGCAAGCCACCGGCTTTCAAAGCGTAAACGCGCTCTAAGGACTTAGACGTTAATTACTTCACGCTGGTGATGGAGTCCAAGGTCTTCTGGCCAAACTTCTTGGCGTATTCCTTGTATGCGGGCTCCAGCGCAGTGCGGAAGGCGGCTTGGTCCACCTTTTCAACAACCTTCATGCCGTTGGCCTTGGCTTCTTCGACGCCCTTCTTTTCCACAGCGTCCACAAAGCCGCGCGAGGCGATAGCACCCTTCTTCGCGCCTTCAGTGAAGGCTGCTTTTTGCGCTGCGTTGAGCGAGCCCCAGAACGAAGGCGAGACGATCAAGGCCATAGGAGCGTAAACGTGAGCAGTCAGTGTCAGGTGCTTTTGCACTTGCCACAGCTTGGCGGAGCTCAACACAGAGATAGGATTCTCTTGACCATCAATCGTGCCTTGCTGCAAAGCGCCGATCACTTCGGGCCAAGACATAGGGGTGGGTGATGCACCTAGCGTGCGGAAGGCCGTGATGTGAACGGGGTTCTCAGTCACACGGATCTTCAGACCCTTGAGATCAGCCACGCCGTTGACGGCATGCTTGTTGTTGCTCAGGTGGCGAAAGCCTTGCTCTCCCCAAGACAGCGCAACCAGACCGCGCTTTTGAAACTTGGCCAGCAGCTCTTGACCAAAAGCACCATCCATCACTGCGCGGGCATGTTGTGTGTCACGGAACAGGAAGGGAATATCGATGACGCCCACGTCAGGCACAAAGTTGCTCAGTGCGCCGGTGGAGACGATGGCCGCTTCCACGGTGCCCAGTTGCAGACCTTCAATCAGCTCGCGCTCGCCACCCAGTGCAGAGGCAGGAAATTGCTTAAATTTGTAGGCACCGTTGGTGCCTTTTTCTACGCCTTCAGCCCATGCGTTTGCGGCTGCACCGTAGTGAGAGTTGATGGCCAGCGCATAGCCAATCTTGACTTCTTTGCCTTGGGCAAACGCGGTGCCTGCGGTCAGTGCGGCGGTGCTGGCAATGGCAGTGGCAACAAAAGTACGGCGAATCATGCGCATGGTTTGGGTCTCTCTGAAATGTTTTGAAATGAATCAAAAATTGTAGTGAGTGCCAACCTGTGGTTTGCACCTAAAAGGTGCTCGTCTTGCACGCACTATCTCATCGCGCTTGGAGATGGGTGGTGTTGAAAGCATGTAAAAAAGCCCACAGGGAAGGTCTGCGGGCTTGTAGGTTGGATAGGCTGCTCACCAGCTCCAGCGCATCCCCGCCTTTGCAGCCCAAGCATCGCCCTTGTTGCCGCCAACACCTGCGGAATAAGACAGCGAGCCATAAACGGCCAGTTGCTTGTTGACCTGCTGATCAATACCACCGGTCAGGCCCACGGCCGTGCCTTTGAGCGAATTCTTAAAGACGGGCTCTGGGCCACCCTGCGCTGCGATGTAGCGAGCTTGGGTTTCGCCCTTGAACTCATGCATCAAATCAGCACGCACCCATATTTTGGAGTCTTGCTTGGTTTGATAAGTGGCTTGCACGCCAAGGCGGCCCCACAGAGAGTTGGCGTTGCCAAAGTCATAGCTTCCGATGCGTTGGCCGTTTTCAACCACATTGGCGCTATTGAGCGAGACATGTTGCCAGCGCAGTTGGGCTTGAGGTGTCAGCGTCCAATCGGAGTTCAGTGCAAAAGGCACGCCGCCTTCAATCGATGCGCCAAAGCCTTTGCCGCCGCTCTTGGTGCTGTTAGCACCCAGTGCACTGGTTTTGATGTCGTAATCGGTGTATTGCAGCACGGCATCCAGATACTGGCCTTGTTCGGCAATGCGGCTCCAGTACAGACCCAGTGTTGTGCCTTGTACACGTGATTTTCCAGCATCGCCCGATTGTTGAGTTCTGTAGTTTGTGAAGCTGATATCACCGCTGGTCTGACCCAAAGCCACAAAGGCACCTGCGGCTTGACGCGCATTGCCAGATTGGTTGCGGTAAAAATCCATGCCCAGCTGCGCAACGTAGGTGCTGTAGTCGATGCCGGGAGCCATGCTTTGATCGCCAGTACCTGTGCCATAGCGCTTGCCGCCATCGCGGCTGCCGCCTTGGGCGATCATGCGTACCCAGCCTGGCGAGGCTTGGTCTTGCTGCTTTTGCATGCCGTAGCCATACACACGGCCGCCCATGCGCTCTTGCCAGCTATCGAGCGTGGCAGCGCCATGCAGCAGTGCCAAGGTGGGCGTAGCTGCCATGACGGCGGTCTGAGGGCTGTAATTTTGCTGAGGAGCTGGGGCAGGGCTGGGTGACGGGGAAGGCGACGGTGACGAGGAAGGAGAAGGCGATGGTGATGGGGCAGGAGGTTGCGGCGCGGCAGCACTGCTCAGATACCAGCTCTCATCGGTATTGCGCGCCAGACTGTAGTTGTAGGCACCTGCGGAGACGGTGCCTCCATTGAGTGCAAAAGCTCCTGCATCCGTTGTGGCGCCGTTGATGGCGTTGATGACTTGAATGCCATTGCCAGTGGTCTGTGCGCCCAAGCCACCTTTGTTGGTGACGCTGACCGAAGTGTTGCCACTGGCCTTGCCACCATCAATGATCAGCTTGTCGGTGGGGGAGCTGCTGTCACCCAACTGGGTGTTGATCAACAACTTTCCGTTGTTGCCCACGTAGTTGCCTTGCACGGTCAAAGTGTTCAGAGCACCTGCCGCGCTGTTGCGCAGGTCTAGCGTGCCGGCATTGTTCACACTACCGGCAATGGTGCGGGCAGTGGATGCTGCACCTGCAATGGCTACAGACGAGGTCGAATCGATATTCAACTGACCTGTAAGGCCACCTAAATTCAGATCACCGGTCAAACGCGCCGCACTGGCATTTTGCAGATTTAGGGTCTGCCAGTTCAACACATTCACGCCTTGCGCGGGTGTATCGGCCGCGGCGCTATAAATATTGAGGCTTTGGCCTTGCAAGGTCAGGTTGTTGGTGCCAGCCCCGCCATCAAGGCGGGGTGTTTGGCTCAGGTCGTAGCCTGAGGCGATCAAGGCCGTGTCGTTACCATCACCCATGTTCAGCGTGCCGATCAGGCGGCCTGCGGTGCCAGTAAAGCTGTCGTCACCAGCCATGGTGAGAACATCGCCCTGAAAGTTGCCACCAGTCTGGGTAATGCTGTCTGCGCCGCTGCCGCCCAGATAGGCTGCGCTTGTGCTGGGTGTATGAGGGGGCTGCGTGCCGACGGAGCCGCCCTTCATGGCAAAGCTATTGCTGCCTTGGGTGGCAGACAGGTCAATGACGGCATTGTTGTCAGCCACTGTTTTCTGAATCTGGCCGCTGTTGCTTAGGCTGATCTGCGTAGTGGCTTCACCAGAAGCTGCCGCAATGGCCGACCGAGCGCCAGAAATCGTGCCGGTGTTATCGATGCTGATGGTGCGAGCCGTACCTGCGGTGGCAGATGCATCTGCCATTTGCAGCGCACCCAGCGTGGTGCTGGAAGAAGTCAGCGTTCCGCTGTTGACGATGGCGGTATTGCCCGCGCCCGAGGTTGATAGGTTTACGGCTGCCGCTGTGGTGGAGATAGTGGCAGCGTTGTTCAGGGTCAACTGACCAGCACCTGTGTGGCTGAGGGCAATGCCTGTGCTGTTAGCTTGCTGAAGATTAAAGGTTGCGCCTGAGTCAATCTGAATGCTGGCATTGGCGGTGGATGCTGCTGTTGATGCCAGCCCGACTGCTGTGTTGCTGGCGCCCAGTGCATTGAATGTGGTTTTATCTCCCACACGAAGCTGGAATGTCCCCGTTTGTGCTGCTGGCGCAGATGTTGTGCCCAAAGCGATCACGCCACTTTCGTTGGCGTTTGATCCTTGGAGAGAGGTGAATAATGCGTTGGTGCCACTTCCATACGTGCTGATAGTCGCGGCGTTATGAACTTGAATCAGGCCCGAACCACCGTTAGCGGTATGCCGCCAGTTGTAAGGCGTGTCTTGTAAGGTGGTGGCCTTCAGCTCATTAATGTCGGCCTTGGTGTAGCTGTCCGAGGTTATTGCGTTGGTATTGGCGCCCAGCTTGGCGTTGTAGCTGCTTGCGCCGGGTTGAACCTGCTGTTGAACAGCTGCTGTACTGCCCCAAGGGTACTGACCGGCAGTGCTGGAAAGCAGCCCGCCAACGGTTAAGTTGTTGGCGCCTCCAATACGCAGGGCTTCGCCAAAAGGTTTGTCACTGAAGAACCCCACATCAAGATTGCCGGCTACATGGAGATTGCCGTTGGCCAGCTCAAGTGCTGCTGCGCCTTGGCTTTGATTGGTGTAGTCCCACCGATGAGCAGACATGTTGCTACTGACATTCATGGTGCCCCCGGCAGCGATGTAGACCGCTCTTGTGTAGCCCCGTCCAGAACTGCTGATATCAATATTCTGGGCGTTGATGGTGCTTTTATTTGCGTTGGTATTGGGATTGGGGGAAGCGTTGCCATTGATGCTGAGCCCGTGAATACTCCCGCCGTTGTAGGCATCGATCGTGACATTTGGCTGAGTAAAAGTCAGCACGCCACCGGAGTAAACATAGACCGTGTTTGCGCTGGAATACTTGGGGGATGCAGCAGTGCAGTTGGAGCTATCAGTGGCTCCTACCGCCCAGTTGGGTGTGAATGAGTTGTCGACACAGCCAGCATGGGCTTGGGCTCCGGCGGTCAATACAACGACGAGTAGAAGTGCGGATGTAACAATGAGACGAACGCTGCAGCTCTTGCCGCGTGCACGTGAAATTTCTGACGTTGCTACCCAAGCACCCAGTGCTGGATTCCAAATAGACCGATAGGATTTATTCATTAACTCACCAAACTCAGTAGATTGGGTGAATTAGATGTTTTCTATGAAAAAGTTTATTTAGGTTAGAAGTTGTTATTAGGGAGAGTGTTTTGCTTTCTGATTTGTAAGTGCCAGCCTACTTTCCAGGCTTACTCAGTGTTTGAGACACATGTCAAAATTCTTGACATTTCAGAGGGCGCGGACGAATTCACGCTGTAGTTGTTTCGCGCATTGAAGGGGTTGATCTGGGCTGTAGGTTCAGAAAGCGAATAAGTACCCTAACTACAGAAACGCAAAAGGCCTGCGAGCATGTCACAGGCCTTTAAAAAGATGAGCGTTTAGCGCTGGTGTTGATTGAATTTCAGTGTGATATCAATTCATTCAGCAATAGAAACAGGAACAAGTAGCTATTAATTTTGAGTGCCTAGCAACTGATCGACCAGTTGGACAAAGCCATCACCACGTTCAGCAGGAGTTACGTAGCGGGGCAGGTGCTTAAGTTGGGGGACAAAGCGCTCGATGTTTGCCACGCCGACGCTGTGAGGCATGTGCTGGAACATCAGCTGGTCATTGGTGGAGTCACCGATGTAGACCCACTGATTCAGTGTGGCGTCCAGATCGATATCGAAGAGTTCACGCACAATCCAGCGCGCGCCTTCGAGCTTGTTGTGCTCACCAAACCAGCCATTGATGTGGATGGAACTGACGGTGGCGTTCATGTCTGCGTCACGCATGATTTGCACGCACGCATCGATTTGCGCCTGCGGCAGGTGGGTGAACTCGCTGTGGTCCACTGCGATATCGCACTCGCGGCCTGCAGAGTCTGTAGCGCGTGTGGCGCCGGGCACGGTAGCTTCGATTTGCTCGAGCACTTGCTGCATCTTGGAAAAGTTGCTGGCGCGCTCTTGGGCGTCTTGTTGATAGAGCTTGTCCAAGCTGCCTTCGGCGTTACGGCGCAGGGCCACAGCACCGTTTTCAGCCACGATGGCATCTACGGGCCAGGCCGATGCAAAAGGCACGCTCCAACCCACGGGGCGGCCGGTGATAGGCACCACTTTCAAGCCCGCCTCCTTGAGGCGGGCAATAGCGGCCACCACGTGGTCTGGCACCACGCCATCGGTGGTCAAGGTGTCGTCGATATCGGTCAACACGCCCAGCAGCTTGGCGGGTGTTTGCAGTTCAGACAGGGGGCGCAGAAATTCTAGGCTCACAAAAAACTCTCAATGCATTGCAGGTGACGCTGGAAACTGGCACTACCCATCGGCGAGACGCCGAGCAAGGGCCGCCCCGCTGCGAGGGCGTCGTCCCCCTCCGCGAAGCAGAGAGGGGGAAGGCGCAAAGCGCCTTAGGGGGATCAGTTTGCTGAGCCTAGTGCCAAGCCTGCGTGCTCGCGCAACGGGTGGAAATGAATCTTGGGGAATCGTTCCTGAGCCAGTCGCACGTCGTAGGGGCTGGTGCACAGATAGGCCAGCGTGTCTGCCGCATCGTGCGCTAAACGCATGGGGTAGGCGTTTTCAAACTCACGCAGATCGGCGGCGTTGTCGGCCGTAATCCAGCGTGCGCCGGTGTACTGGCAGCCTTCTAAGCGCACATCGCAGTCGTACTCGGCTTTAAGGCGGTGTTGCACCACTTCAAACTGCAGCTGACCTACGGCGCCCAGCAGCATATTGCCACCGATATCAGGTTTGAACACTTGAATCGCACCTTCTTCACCCAGCTGCATCAGGCCTTGCTGCAACTGTTTGGTGCGCAGCGGGTTCTTCAGCACCACGGTCATGAACATTTCGGGCGCGAAGAAGGGCAGGCCGGTGAACTGCAGGCTTGGGCCATCAGTGATCGAATCGCCCAGTTGCACGCCACCGTGGATGGTGAAGCCGATGATGTCGCCGGCAAAGGCTTCATCCACCGCTTCGCGGCGCTGCGACATGAATGTCACCACGCTGGTGGGGCGCAGTTCCTTGCCGGTGCGCTGCACCTTCATCTTCATGCCGGGGGTGTACTTGCCGCTGGCCACGCGCACAAAGGCGATGCGGTCGCGGTGGTTGCTGTCCATATTGGCTTGCACCTTGAAGACCACGCCAGCAAAACCTTTGTCTTCGGGGTTGATGGTTTTTTCTTCGCGGTTGCGGTTCACTTCTGTGAATGCAATGCGCGGGCCGGGCGGGGGCGACATGTCGACCACGGCGTCCAGCACTTCCATTACACCGAAGTTATTTACACCGGAGCCGAAGAACACAGGCGTCAACTTGCCGGCCAGGAAGTCTTCATGGCTCCACTCGGCGGAGGCGCCCACAGCCAGTTCCATGGATTCCAGAGCATCGTCAAACGCTTGACCAAAACGGGCACGCAGCTTGTCGGCCTCGGTCAGGGGGATGACTTCAAAGTCTTTGGGGCCACGATCGCTGCCGGGGGTGAACACCGTCATGCTCTTCGTGCGCAGATTGATGATGCCGCCGAAGCTCTTGCCTTGACCGACAGGCCAGGTGATAGGGCAGCAGGGCATGCCCAGCTCGCGCTCAACTTCGTCCATGATGTCCAGCGGATCGCGCACTTCACGGTCAA is part of the Comamonas sp. Y33R10-2 genome and harbors:
- a CDS encoding TRAP transporter small permease, with translation MLDRIERTLVACNRWLLIVLLLAMACIVFANVVLRYTTGDSIVWAEEVARHMMIWVTFLGAGLVMRFGGHVAIDNLHRSVSTRNAQYLRGIVVVCLAVFFAVMTVASSQYVYATRFQTTAATDIPISYIYAAMPVGFVLMLIHLLFIARNYIRTGDFAESDEMDADAAASI
- a CDS encoding TRAP transporter substrate-binding protein, whose amino-acid sequence is MRMIRRTFVATAIASTAALTAGTAFAQGKEVKIGYALAINSHYGAAANAWAEGVEKGTNGAYKFKQFPASALGGERELIEGLQLGTVEAAIVSTGALSNFVPDVGVIDIPFLFRDTQHARAVMDGAFGQELLAKFQKRGLVALSWGEQGFRHLSNNKHAVNGVADLKGLKIRVTENPVHITAFRTLGASPTPMSWPEVIGALQQGTIDGQENPISVLSSAKLWQVQKHLTLTAHVYAPMALIVSPSFWGSLNAAQKAAFTEGAKKGAIASRGFVDAVEKKGVEEAKANGMKVVEKVDQAAFRTALEPAYKEYAKKFGQKTLDSITSVK
- a CDS encoding autotransporter outer membrane beta-barrel domain-containing protein, with amino-acid sequence MNKSYRSIWNPALGAWVATSEISRARGKSCSVRLIVTSALLLVVVLTAGAQAHAGCVDNSFTPNWAVGATDSSNCTAASPKYSSANTVYVYSGGVLTFTQPNVTIDAYNGGSIHGLSINGNASPNPNTNANKSTINAQNIDISSSGRGYTRAVYIAAGGTMNVSSNMSAHRWDYTNQSQGAAALELANGNLHVAGNLDVGFFSDKPFGEALRIGGANNLTVGGLLSSTAGQYPWGSTAAVQQQVQPGASSYNAKLGANTNAITSDSYTKADINELKATTLQDTPYNWRHTANGGSGLIQVHNAATISTYGSGTNALFTSLQGSNANESGVIALGTTSAPAAQTGTFQLRVGDKTTFNALGASNTAVGLASTAASTANASIQIDSGATFNLQQANSTGIALSHTGAGQLTLNNAATISTTAAAVNLSTSGAGNTAIVNSGTLTSSSTTLGALQMADASATAGTARTISIDNTGTISGARSAIAAASGEATTQISLSNSGQIQKTVADNNAVIDLSATQGSNSFAMKGGSVGTQPPHTPSTSAAYLGGSGADSITQTGGNFQGDVLTMAGDDSFTGTAGRLIGTLNMGDGNDTALIASGYDLSQTPRLDGGAGTNNLTLQGQSLNIYSAAADTPAQGVNVLNWQTLNLQNASAARLTGDLNLGGLTGQLNIDSTSSVAIAGAASTARTIAGSVNNAGTLDLRNSAAGALNTLTVQGNYVGNNGKLLINTQLGDSSSPTDKLIIDGGKASGNTSVSVTNKGGLGAQTTGNGIQVINAINGATTDAGAFALNGGTVSAGAYNYSLARNTDESWYLSSAAAPQPPAPSPSPSPSSSPSPSPSPSPAPAPQQNYSPQTAVMAATPTLALLHGAATLDSWQERMGGRVYGYGMQKQQDQASPGWVRMIAQGGSRDGGKRYGTGTGDQSMAPGIDYSTYVAQLGMDFYRNQSGNARQAAGAFVALGQTSGDISFTNYRTQQSGDAGKSRVQGTTLGLYWSRIAEQGQYLDAVLQYTDYDIKTSALGANSTKSGGKGFGASIEGGVPFALNSDWTLTPQAQLRWQHVSLNSANVVENGQRIGSYDFGNANSLWGRLGVQATYQTKQDSKIWVRADLMHEFKGETQARYIAAQGGPEPVFKNSLKGTAVGLTGGIDQQVNKQLAVYGSLSYSAGVGGNKGDAWAAKAGMRWSW
- a CDS encoding TRAP transporter large permease, coding for MGITLFVAIIVLLVLGFPVAFALAISAALAVFVSGRYPQLIVFKEMFTGIDSFPLMAVPFFILAAELMSGGALTAVLLRFAAQFVGHLRGGLGYANVMSLTLFSGISGSALADAAGPGSMMVKMMDKAGYSRPYAAALTASTAIVGPIIPPSVSMIIYALQDENVSVGGLFMAGFIPGILIALAMAAVNWWVCKKRDYRSTEPRPSAREMWITSFKAIPALMLIVLIVVGIRFGIFTPTEASVVAVFYALVCGKWVYRTLQWSALPGILARSAMLTASVLLVMATSAAFAWVLTVEGIPQYLSELIVSWELSPVMFLIAVNILLLVFGIFMEPLPGVMILVPILAPIAFSLGIDPTHFAMVVIVNLTLGMITPPVGGLLFVTSVATRVSITDLTREMPLFLLAHFVVLCMLTFIPAISTWLPHMLGFQ
- a CDS encoding peptide chain release factor 3, with translation MSYAPETQRRRTFAIISHPDAGKTTLTEKLLLFSGAIQIAGAVKGRKASRHATSDWMEIEKQRGISVASSVMQMSYRDHVINLLDTPGHKDFSEDTYRVLTAVDSALMVIDAANGVESQTRRLIEVCRQRNTPIITFVNKFDREVRDPLDIMDEVERELGMPCCPITWPVGQGKSFGGIINLRTKSMTVFTPGSDRGPKDFEVIPLTEADKLRARFGQAFDDALESMELAVGASAEWSHEDFLAGKLTPVFFGSGVNNFGVMEVLDAVVDMSPPPGPRIAFTEVNRNREEKTINPEDKGFAGVVFKVQANMDSNHRDRIAFVRVASGKYTPGMKMKVQRTGKELRPTSVVTFMSQRREAVDEAFAGDIIGFTIHGGVQLGDSITDGPSLQFTGLPFFAPEMFMTVVLKNPLRTKQLQQGLMQLGEEGAIQVFKPDIGGNMLLGAVGQLQFEVVQHRLKAEYDCDVRLEGCQYTGARWITADNAADLREFENAYPMRLAHDAADTLAYLCTSPYDVRLAQERFPKIHFHPLREHAGLALGSAN
- a CDS encoding HAD-IIB family hydrolase; the protein is MSLEFLRPLSELQTPAKLLGVLTDIDDTLTTDGVVPDHVVAAIARLKEAGLKVVPITGRPVGWSVPFASAWPVDAIVAENGAVALRRNAEGSLDKLYQQDAQERASNFSKMQQVLEQIEATVPGATRATDSAGRECDIAVDHSEFTHLPQAQIDACVQIMRDADMNATVSSIHINGWFGEHNKLEGARWIVRELFDIDLDATLNQWVYIGDSTNDQLMFQHMPHSVGVANIERFVPQLKHLPRYVTPAERGDGFVQLVDQLLGTQN
- a CDS encoding 4'-phosphopantetheinyl transferase superfamily protein, yielding MQARAALRSCLAQELACPEQTLRISNQRNQAPQLWLHGVKLEQPFCSISHTPGLALLAWHHAGPVGVDIQAVSRDAPRHELQAVAQLFLASNTAQVIELIAHDALFFEAFSRAWAAQEARLKCTGIALVECNEALQASLAGMHCQPLMVPDGYAAAVAWR